The window TCCGAGATACAGATCGATGAGTAGAAGGCTTATGTTATAATTGTAATGAACAATTCATCCCGGGGCATCGATGCAAGAACTATTCTTGATCGAGGGCTATGATGAAGCGGAGGAAACCAAAACCAGCGAAGTACAAGCCAAGTTGTTACTTCATGCCATGAAATTCTTGGGCAGGTCTTGAGGACAAGACCAAAGCTTAGTGGGAGGGATTTGTTATGTACTTGTTGGGATTTGTTATGGGTTTTTGTAATTTACATACTAAAATGGGTAGTAGAAGGGGTAAGAGTTGTAATAACTATtttttagttgttgtgtgtgaGTGGGATACGTGGTGTATGTGGTAGAAGTTAGGATAACTACTAGGCTTATAACAGTCGCATAGCAACCCTATTTATTAGGTTAAAATTAATATGATTACAATTGGATTATTCAAAAGACATCTCTTGCGAGAAAGAGGTTTGGCAACCTCCAAATTAGCCAAGTAGTTCCTAAATGTTCTCCTTTGGCTGCCATTCTCCAAAATAGGTAAGACGGTGCACGTACCAGGTTCATGGAGGATCGATACgagttggggagaggaatgaggaggggaCCTCAGTTTTGTACTTTGCAACAACCTACGACCTACCTATTGTGAACACCTTTATTGCTAAGAGATGAGCATTTGATTACCTACAAAAGTGGGCATCATAGCAAGCAAATCGACTTCTTCCTCATCAAAAGGTCTAACATATTGCTATGTAAGGATTGTAAGATTATACCAGGAGAGAGCCTAAAATCTCAACATAGATTGTTGATCTTGGATATATGCCTTAGTGCACCAAAGCGTAAACCAAGGAAACCTGTTTGCCCTAAGATAAGGTGATGGAGACTGAAAGGAGATTCTGCGAAGTATTTTAATGATAAAGTGTTGAACATAGTTCCTTTATGTTCATTTCTCTAGTCTCTGATTTTGGTCCATCAATTGCATCCGAAGGTGAATTAATAATGTAGACATATGCATAGTTGCAAGTacttgaggaggaagaagagggataAGATTGTGGCAATTCTAGCATCTTGCTTAAACATTGGAATAGACATGTTGTGATTTCTTCTAgtaagtgaagagtgaagaggcAAATAGAAACCTTCTATCATAGTCTCAATACTGTTACAACCGATCTATCTAATACTCTAGTCTTCACGCTTTGAATGGAGATACTGTGCTTACACGTGGATTAAAAGTGGAAGTTTGTTTGCTTTCATCTTAATTCCTTTCAGTTGGGGGTGTGTGGGGATTGTTTATTTTTACTCCTTTTGCTTCTTTTGCTTTGGAATATCTATAGACAACCACAGAGAGAAGGATTTTAAGGTTGAATTTAGAAGAGGTCAAAGCTCAGACTAGACAAGTCACTAATCAAACTTCTTGTTCGAAAATGAGTATTGATTCTTGACTTAAAACTTGATGAATACAAAAGAGTTGCATAATTGTAAAGGGGGACTTGAatcctctccaatgcttgtctcaCTAAAACAATTTGGACATACACCCTAAGGgcatccttattttttttttttttttttNNNNNNNNNNNNNNNNNNNNTTTGGTAATAAGAaatgttgaaaaataaaataagggaaaaactGTTCCAacacagaagaaaagaaatgtaagaaggggaaagaaaattCCAAGAAAGCAAGGATTGGCTCCGAGCGCCACTAGATGCAAGAAAATCAGCAACAAACATTGTCCTCTCTCAAAGTGTGCAAAAAGGAGACATGCTCAAAGATAGAAGCTAGAGACTAGCAGTCTTCAATAATGAACTTGATTCGCCAAGGTATCGAGGCTTTATGATTAGGATGTTAATCACTATGAGATTATCACCCTCAATCTTGGTTGTTACCTATGTATGGTTGAAGGTGGAGAAGGAAGTGATGCCAGGTGTAGCATGATGAGTAGCACTAGTGTCAGGGATCCAGGTAATGGTGTAGGATTTTGAtgggaaaaaagggggagggatggTAGGTGTGGAGGTGGGGGGAGTTGGGTTTGGACAACGGGATTAGCTACCGATGTAGTAGGTGTTAGAAGCATAGGTGGGGTGCTTGATAGGGAGTGGAGGTGGTAAGGGTGGGGAGGACTGGGGGCTTTTGATGGTTTCTCGGATTGTGTGATCGATAATAACATGTGCCAGCTTGATGATTCTACGTCTACAAATGGTGCAAGGACTATGTGCAAAAGCATTTGCAAGGTCAAAACTATTCCCTCGACCACTCCACGCCCCTTAGGGGTGCTAGTACCATGGCCACTAGAGAAGTTGGTACCTTTGTCACAACCATGTTAAGAAAGCTTTGGAGATGCATCGTCAGAGGGGTTGATAACTACACAGTGTGATTAAAGAAGACATTGTTTTTTgctaaaatataattttattaaaaaaaggagaagaaatacatcaaactgaaataaaaaggaCACAACAGAAACCGCTAGGAAAACTTGCAAAatccaccttcgacatggcTATCAGTTGAGAAAGCAAGCCCCGAACATAgcagaatctaaatctatgcATGTCCATTGCCTCATTTTCCAAATCATTGGAAATATGATCGGGAAAATTTATAGAGAATTCAAAGACACCTCACTAGGAAGCCTTCTTAGCCAAAAAATCTGCCATAGTATTAGCTTCACGAAAGCAGTGGGAAATCTTCCAAGGGATAGATTCCAAAAATTGGAGAGAAGATACCCATCTTTGAAGAGAGAACCAGGGGATCTGATTTTGTTGAACAGCAGCCACAACTGTTGTCGAATCTGATTCAATCGACACACCCCTAGCATTATAGATCATAGCCATCCTAATCCCTTCTAACACTGCTTCGAACTTAGCGTCATAGATCTTTTTTACACCCAGAAAAATACTAAAGGAGTCACATACCTAACCCTGGCTGTTcctttttttgctaagaatcagaattgtattaaaataagaaagaaaagagaaaaaatagagtaCATCAAAAAATCCTTAGCTAAAGAAGCGACCCCACTTTTAGCATTACCATCAACAGGGCCCTCCAAAGCTATCTGTagaatctaaatcttggtttggaAAATAAATCACATCTAGTTTCCTCTATAATATGGGAGGGAAATTCTTCCATAGTTCTAGAGACCCCAGTTTTTGTTGCTTATTTTGCAAGATAACCCGCTACAGGGTTAGCTTCCCTGTAGCAATGAGAGATCTTCCAGGAGATAGAGTTGAGGTAGTGCTGCAGGGAGAGCCAATCTTGAAGAGCGAACCAAGGAAGAGACTTACCCTGAACTACTGTAACAACTACCATAGAGTCTATTTCTATACACAAATTGAAAACCCCTTGGTCCATGGCATGACTGATACCCTCTAGTAAATTCCTGAATTCGGCATAGAAGTTTGAACTGATGCCAAGTGAGAGTTTGAAGGAAAAGAAGACTTTCCCTTGGTAATCCCACATAACGCCTCCTCCTCCTATTGGACCCGGATTTCCCATAGAGCTACCATCAACAACCTTGGCTGTTCCTCAGAACACCTCTACCTCCTGCGTTTCCTGAATTGCCTAGAGAGCCGCCATCCACATTGACTTTCAACCAGTTCAAAGGAGGCTTACACTAGTGCACCTTAAGGGGAGAGGGGGTGTTTAAGCATTTAATCTCCAAGCCCAACTTCCTACAGCATACGACATCAGAAGCTGATTTCACCTCATCATTCCTGCTACCGTTACAGAGAATAACTTCCTGACGAATACTTTCAAAAATAAATCCAGCCTACCTTGCCCTATTCTCATAGCGTCTTTTATTTATCCCCCACCATATGCGGGCTGTAATCAATAAAAACCCATGTTCTGTGGCTTCTTCACATTAATCAtactctctttcctcttccaccacatcAAGAAGGACTTAATGGACTGATGGTCTTTCCAGGGAACCCCAAAAGTAGTTGAGGAACCTTTCCCATATGGAGACCGAGAAAGGACATTGAAGAAAAATATGGTGAGAACTCTCTTTAGCATACTTGCACCTCACTATCTCATCCATAGAGAGCTTACCATACACCAGGCACCCCTAAAAGTCAAGTACCTTGGAGGGAGGTCACATTGCCAAATTACAAAATGCCAGTGAACCTTGGGTGACTTCTTTCTGATGTCCTCCCACGCCGATGCTGAAGTGAAATTACCCAATGATGATAGCGACCAAGCACAGAATGCCTCCATAGGCACTCTAGGTAATTTTATCTCCTTAATCCtgtcaaaaatatttttgagaATGGGAGAATAAACTTCAGGAAGTGACCATTCTCCAACTTTAATGAAATCACCTACCTCCAGAGGTTCACAAGCTGGCCATTGCCAATGATCCAACGCTCCTTATCACCCACAAAGCCCCACATCTTCCTGACACCTGTAACAATGGAAGATGGACGACAATTTCTGAGAGTTCTACCATCCTTCTTGACAAAGAGAGCTTTGAGAAAAGAGGTTGTAGCtgacttttcatttttcattcttcaaaCCATTTTGCAGAGCATGGCCATATTTGAGTCTCTGAGGCTCCTTATTCCCAAACCACCTTCCTCCTTGGTACACAGAGAGTCCCATTTCACAATAATCGATCTCAGTGTGTCCACCTCCCAGTCCAGATAAAtttcctcatccatctctccattatTGTAAGAAGAGACGACGACCACCAGTATACTGCGAAGCTATGGGTAGGCATACTTGAAATAACTAATCGCACCAATTCAACCCTTCCTGCTATGGACAGTAGCTTGCCTTTCCATCTAGCCAATCTCCTTttaaccttgtccataatcAGCAACAAGGCATATTTTTTCACTCTCCCTTTGAAGATTTCCACCCCCAAATATCTTGTGGGGAAGCTACAAACCGGAATTCCCAGTGTCTCTGAAATATTCTGCTTTCTAGCAGGAGATATTTTCCCCATGAATAATTTACTTTTCTCAAGATTGATACATTACCCTGGGAATTCTTGATATTTTAAAAGGAAATCTTTTAAATTTCTGACATACCTCATCGTTGCATTTGTGAAAATGAAGATTTCGTCTGCAAACAGAATATGACTTGGGGTTGAAACACCTCTAGGCCCTTGAATAGGCTTAATTTTGTTATCAAGAATAAGTTTCTTCAACCCCCTGGATAGGACCTCTTCTGTAATAATAAAAAGCATAAGGGAAATTGCGTCCTCTTGTCTCAACCATCTTTCCACCCCAAAGTAGCACTAGGGACCACCATTGACTAGAATTGAAATCTTGGTGGATATGAAGATCTGACACATCCATGTCACCCACTTCTCTGAGAAGCTAAATTTTTGCAAAACCTGAAACATGAAAGGCCAAGAGATAGTGTCATATGCTTTTCTAATGTCAATTTTCAAGTCATGGCCACCTCCTCTGGTcgaagcaaacatcatattagcAAGTTTAGATGCCAGGCTGATGTTTGAGTTGATGAGATTTCCCTTCTGAAATGCACCCTATTTGTCTCAAATGAGATTTGGAAGCACTGTTTCTAATCTCATTTCCATCACTTTAGATAAAAtcttacaataaaaattccccatgcaaaGCGGGCAAAACTTAACCAAAGATGAAGCACCCTCCACTTTAGGAATAAGAACAAAGAAGTTATTGTTAACCCCGTCTAGGCATGTGGCTGGTACTAAAAAAGAATCGGGTAGCATTACATACCTCCCTCTCCACAATGTGCCAACATCTTCTAAAAAAAGCACCAGAGAAACCGTCTAGCCCTGGAGAACTGTTAGGGTCAAGTTCCCACATTGCCCTTTTTATCTCTGCATCACCTGGCATGGAGTCTAGCCTGTAGATATCTCTTTGTTGAAGAATCAAGGGAATATTTTCCAGCACCTTTGCATGCTCCATGATTGGGTTTGCCTTATGAAAATCCTCATAAAATTGCACAATATAGTCACCCAATTGCTCCTGACCTTCCACCATAGATCCATCATTCTTTTTGAGATATTTGATAGTATTTCTAAGTCTcttcatttttgcagacaaATGAAAGAACTTAGAATTTCTATCACCCTGTTTCATCCACCTTATTTTAGCCTTTTCAACCCAAAGTTTTTCGTGGTTCTCCAAAGCTTTCACCAGGGCTGTCTTGGCAGCAGCTTCCAAAGCAAACAAATGGTCATCTAGGCCATTGGCTTCAATATTTTCTTGCACCTGCATTAAAGTCTTTTTTGCATCTTCCAGAGCTCTATCAAAATTAGGGAAAGATGAGCGCGCCCAATTTCTTAGAACCCCCTTCAATCTCTTTAATTTATACATAAGAGTAGAGATCGGATTTCCTGAGACCTATTCACCCCAAGAGGTAGCAACCACATTTTCAAAATCTGTATACTCATGAggagtccatgatgctcattgTAAGAAATCAATTCTGGTCTAGCCATCATGATGAAGGTAAGAGCCTGATAGTCTGAGCGAAGGGATTTGAAGATGTGGATGTTGAAATCCTCAGTAGGTAAGGGTTTCTCAGTTGTGGCGAGCTTATTGAAGAGAGAGTTGGCTTGATGGAGAAAGTAGGTAATTGTCTCATCTAATTTATGAACCAAATTTTGAAGAGAGACAGTATCCGAGTGGTTGAAGGAGAGTTGAATGCCACATGGACAGCATCCCAAATCTCCTTACTGGTGGTCCGTCCAACTACTAAGGGGAGGGCCTCCTCAAAGAGGGAGGCAATCAAGAGACCCATAAGTGAGGCAATCAAGAGACCCATAATGAAGATAGGTACTCAGGAGTGCTTGAAGGGGGTGGCTACGTCGGATGGTTATGGTTATTTGGGAGGATTGAATCTACAAGATGAATCAGAAGGTGATGGTGGTGATAAGGAATCAATTGATCGAGGACCAGAATCTCATAGGCTGTTCCAAAATGTTCCTATACGAGAGAGGTTGGAAACTCTTCCTGGCCTGAGATAGTTGTGCTTCCAGAGCCTATTCAGGCTGGGAATATTATAAGAATCATGATCCCTCAGTCAGATTatgaggagaagaggaagatttTTTGCTTTGCACTAATTGGGCAGGTTAATTTCCGTTTAATTTCTCTAGATGCTCTTCATCAGGAAGCAAGAGAGAAATGGAAATTAAGCCATGAAATGATATTGCACCCCCTGGAAAGGGCTTTGTTATTTTTCAGTTTAGTAGCGAAGGAGATAAGGCTGCTGTATGGAGGCGTAGCTCGATGTGGATAGGATATCAGTTGATTTGATTTCAGCACTGGAGACCTAATTTCAACATTCATGAAAAACAAACCCTGACAAAGCTAGTTTAGATTCGTTTTTCAGATCTTCCCCtagagtattggcatgagaataTGCTACTCTCAATTGCTAAAGCGGCTGGACGTCCGGTAGCTCTGGATCGTCACAGTCGTCAGGATTTGATGGGATTTTATGCAAGAGTTTTAGTTGAGATTGATATTTCTGAAGTATCTTCAAGGGTCGAGGAGGTTCAGGTTGAACGCCTTGAACCTGGAACCTCTAAGGTCTTTGgtttttgacaaaaaatagTTTATGAAGACCATTTTGAACGCTGTGGTTTCTGTAAGAAAGTGGGCCACAATGTATCTTCTTACAGGCAGAAGAAGATAGGGGACGAGAAGCAAAGTGCCATGGCAGCTGAGGCTAGGATTCCAGGGGCGCTGTAT is drawn from Macadamia integrifolia cultivar HAES 741 chromosome 7, SCU_Mint_v3, whole genome shotgun sequence and contains these coding sequences:
- the LOC122084900 gene encoding uncharacterized protein LOC122084900, whose protein sequence is MQVQENIEANGLDDHLFALEAAAKTALVKALENHEKLWVEKAKIRWMKQGDRNSKFFHLSAKMKRLRNTIKYLKKNDGSMVEGQEQLGDYIVQFYEDFHKANPIMEHAKVLENIPLILQQRDIYRLDSMPGDAEIKRAMWELDPNSSPGLDGFSGAFFRRCWHIVERELRSILVVVVSSYNNGEMDEEIYLDWEVDTLRSIIVKWDSLCTKEEGGLGIRSLRDSNMAMLCKMV